TCGCCGGCAGGGTGCCCGTCATACCGGCCACGGCGAGCTGCGTCTTGTCGCCCATCTCGGCCAGGAAGATCATCAGGAAGGTCGTGACGAAGAGACCGTGACCGCTGAACGTCTTGGGTTCTTCCGTTTCATCCTGTTCCTCGGCGCGCAGCGACAGCAGACCGAACACCGCAAACAGGACAGCCACGACCGCCGCCAGAACCCGCTCCGGCACCCAGTGAGCCAATCCGGCACCAAAGACGACCGCCAGCCCATTGAGCACCACAAACGCCGCCAGCGCCCCCAGGAGGACAGGCCGGTGACGGTGCCGGGCCGCCAGTGCCATACAGACCAGCTGACTTTTGTCGCCGATCTCAGCCAGAAAGATCAAACCGAATGTCGTCGCGGTCGCCGTCAGGCTGCCAAGCAGCGATGTCGCGGTCAATGACTCCATGGACGGCCTCCAGCGATCGCCGGCAAACAGCCGCCATACTGGGTGAGTCGTCTCCGGGGAGCGCGCGAGGCGTGTCGTACAGAACAGCGTGACATGAACGATCCAAAGGGGGCCGGGACGATGAACCTTACAGACAGGACAGAGCGCGCCCAGCCCCAGCCGGACACTCCATCGAGTCCAAAGTCTCGTCAAGCCACAAGCCGCGCACGCCATGACCGATCGGTCAAGGATGTTGACGTGCGCCCCTTCCATCGCGGAAGGGCGACTACTCCCCTCAAGACGCGCGGCACCTTACGGTGCGCGTGTCGGCCTGTCAAGGACGACGATAACGCTACTGATCGCCGTTTCACCCCCTATATTGAACTAGGCGGACCCGTCGCTGTCCGTGACGAACGGATGCATCGATCCACAGCGCCCGAGCCATGGTTCAGCTCACCGCCATGATCCGGGCCTCATGACCTCTCT
The sequence above is drawn from the Allochromatium vinosum DSM 180 genome and encodes:
- a CDS encoding TMEM165/GDT1 family protein, translating into MESLTATSLLGSLTATATTFGLIFLAEIGDKSQLVCMALAARHRHRPVLLGALAAFVVLNGLAVVFGAGLAHWVPERVLAAVVAVLFAVFGLLSLRAEEQDETEEPKTFSGHGLFVTTFLMIFLAEMGDKTQLAVAGMTGTLPAIPVWIGATLALGATSALGVFVGRRLLRHIPLHRLHQISGLLFLLFAAFAATKVF